The following is a genomic window from Butyricimonas faecihominis.
TTGTCGGAAGTGAAATATCCCGGCACTTCGAAGAGTATCGTTGCGCTGGATATGGTGCAGAATATAAAGGCTGAGGACGGTAAGGTGGATTTCCGCTTGGTATTCCAAAAGTCCAATGACCCGTTCGTGGGAGCGGTGAGAAAGAAATGTGAATCTCTGTTGAAAGAGAAATTAGGATATACAACTGTGGAGATTGAAACCGTGTTCGTACATGACTTGGAGAAACCTTTGGTCTTGGAGAAGGTGAAACATATTGTTGCCGTGTCTTCAGGTAAAGGGGGAGTCGGTAAATCAACGGTAGCTTCAAACTTGGCGGTAGCTTTGGCTAAATTGGGGTATAAAGTCGGGTTGGTGGATGCTGATATTTATGGACCTTCCATGCCGAAAATGTTCGGGTGTGAGGATGCCAGTCTTTATATGGTAGAAGTAGGAGGTAAGGAGTTGATCGAGCCGGTAGTGAAATACGGGGTGAAGTTGTTGTCGATCGGTTTCTTCGTGGACCCGGATTCTGCCACTGTATGGAGAGGACCGATGGCTTCCAATGCTTTAAAACAGATGGTAGAAGGCGGTTTCTGGGACGAACTGGACTTTATGCTGATCGACCTTCCTCCGGGAACAAGTGATATTCACTTGACTTTGGTACAAACTGTCGCTTTGAGTGGTGCAATCGTGGTTAGTACACCGCAACAGGTGGCTTTGGCTGATGCCGTGAAGGGAATCAATATGTTTGAATCCCCGGGAATACAAGTTCCCGTGTTGGGATTGGTTGAGAATATGTCTTGGTTTACTCCTGCCGAGTTACCGGATAATAAATACTATATCTTCGGTAAAGAGGGGGCCAAAAAACTTGCTGACGAGAAGGGATTGCGTCTGTTGGGACAAATTCCAATCGTGCAGAGTATTATGGAAGGAGGCGAGAATGGTAGCCCGGTAGCCTTGGATGAAGATAGTGTCACTGGACAGGCATTTATAGAACTGGCTCGTAATGTAGCTCACGCTGTGGATGAAACAGGAGAGACCGCAAAACGGGTTCGGGTAACGAAATAATGGAGAAAGGGGCTTGAAAAAGCCCCTTTCAAACTCTTTTATACATCGCATTTATACAAATCACGGCAAACGTGATAAATTCTGCCACGGCTACCGCTAGCCAGATCCCTTTGATTCCTAACCATAATGGTAGGAGGAAGAAGCAAACCACAGGTAATATGAGTCCTCTTAACACAGTAAATATCGTTGCCAGTCGTGACTTTTCGATACTCATGTAATACCCGATAGCGGTGATGTTGATTCCGAAGAAAACATAGCATATCGAGAAAAAGGGAATCCCGCATACGGCATACTTCCATGCATTGTTTGTGTGGTCCGCAATGAACAGGGATACGATTTGTTCCCGTAGTAAAATCGTGAGGACTAAGAAAAACAAGCCTGTTGCAATTGTTGCTATCAATGCCAGCCGGAGTGCTTGTTGCGCACGTCCAAGTGCCGCACATCCGTGATTGAAACTGATAATGGGTTGTGCCGATTGGATGATGGCATTGAAAACCATAAATATGATCGGGAAAAAGTAGCACATGATGCTGAATGCTGCCACTCCGTCCGTACCGAGGTAACTCACGAACACATAGTTCCCGGTTAGCATCATCACACCGATGGCTGCCTCCCCTAGGAATGCCGAGAAACCCAAACGAATGATATATCCGCTATTACGTAGCGTGAGTTGTATACTCTTTCGGCTGAATTTTAGTTTACCGAGACGAACACGAGGGGAATTACGTAATAAATAGGCAACCATGAGAATACATCCCACGATTTCACCGATACCGGTAGCCACGGCGGCACCCGTCAATCCCCATTTATACACGAATATAAATAGATAGTCGAGTACGATGTTGATTACCGTGGAGATTGTTATACACCACATGGCAATTTTAGGTCCGTCAATACGGGTGAAGAAAGTAAGCACGCAGAGAGCCGTCTGGAACATGGCAAAAGCGGCATAAGCGATCAGGTACTCTCGTGCCAATCCGATAATATCTTCGGGAGCTCCGAGGATTCGAGCCACAGATGTCGGGAAAGCCATGACAAGGATAGATACTAACGTCATGCCGGTAAAAGAAACAAGCGTTGCTTGCGTGGCATTGATGTTAGCCACACGTTCTTTTCCCCGGGCTAGGTTGATCGATGCCATGATTGCCCCGCCCATACCAAACATTAATCCCATTCCGGCAGCGAACACGAATAACGGGGCGGCAATATTTACCGCGGCTAAAGCGTCACTACCAATTCCACGACCGACGAAAACCCCGTCGGTGATCACGAATAAAGCCGAGAAAACCATACCCAGCAAGGTCGGGAATAGTTGTTTACAGAACAACTGTCCGACTTTCATTGAACCAAAATCTATACTGTCTCGTTGCATGTATATATAATTTTTTTTAGCTCGGCAAAGGTAGGTCTAATAAAACGGAGAAAAATTAACCTATGATAATTACGGATTATTTTGTGTACTTTTGTCGTAAAATAATGAATAAAGGGAGATTTTAGAATGCTGAAAAGTGCAAGCGGAATGCAAATGTTCGGGGATATAGTTCGACGTAAACGCTATTTTTACGCCTTGTTAATGATTTTGCTAATGATTGGTGTAGCAGAATTGTTGATGGAAAGGGAAATTATCTTTCCGGAAATGGCAGCCTTGACAATCGGTATGTGGATCGTGGATAAACGGGTGTGGCAGGTGAGTCGGGCAAGTATGGTCGCTCTCATGATTTTAGGTGCTGTGGCAGGTGTGTGTATCGTATGTTATTCTCCTTTCCCCTTGCTTGTGAATCTGGCGTTTGCCTTTATTTTTGCCGCAATCTGCCTCACGTTATTTCGTGCAACTTTGGTACCGCAGATTTCTGCCTGTATGTTACCTGTGTTACTGGGGACGGAAAGTTGGGTTTATCCGGTAGCTGTACTTGTTATGTCGGTTATTGTTGTTGGTGGACAATGGGGGATGGAGAAAGTTGGATTGCGGGAGAGGGTGACTTATACGCCCGTGATTGTCCATTGGAAGGATAACTTGGTACGTTGGTCGTTTTTATTGGTGACAGTGATAGCGGTTGCCACATTGGCTATCTACACGAGAAACTTGTACTTCATTCTTCCTCCGTTGATCGTGACTTACGTGGAGTTTGCCAATTCGAAGGCCGGGTTCCGCAATCGTCCCGTACAGGTTTTATTGGTCTTGTTCACGGCGGCTGTTATTGGCGTGTTCTTTCAGATCGTGGGACATAAATACTTGCATTTACCGGAAGTTGTGGTTGTACTCCCGATTTTTCTTTGTATGTTTTCTTTGTTTGAATTTCTAGGAAAGTTCTTTGCCCCGGCGGGAGCTGTTGCTTTGATTCCGATGATCATTCCCGAAGAAGGTTTGTTGTGGTTGCCTTTGCAGGTTCTCGTGGGAGCTACGTTATTTATTGGCTTGGCAATGATCTGTTTCCAGCGTTGTCTGCGCTGGCCTCGGGCGCAGTTGATTGTGTGTCTGGTTCCACCTTTTATAAGGGATTTGAGGAAGAGAAATAAAAGTTTGTAAAGTTTATAAAGTCCAAAGTGACGGGTGTCCTTCGGACCGTGTTTAACGGCAGCACTAGCTGCCGTTGGTAAAGCGCCCCGCTAGGGATCCACGGACCTTATAAACTTTATGAACTTTATGAACTAAAAGGGCTTTTCGCCCTTTATTTAATGTCTTGCTCTCGCTTTGATGATTTCGAAGAAATCTGCCGCTTTCAGGGATGCACCACCGATAAGTCCACCATCCACGTCCGGATTAGAGAAAATAGCGTCGGCATTTCCAGCGTTACAGCTTCCTCCGTAAAGGATTGAAGTTTCGTCAGCTACGGCTTGTCCGTATTTCTCTGCTACAACAGAACGGATGAAAGCGTGCATTTCTTGTGCCTGATCGGGAGTAGCGGTTTTACCGGTACCGATAGCCCAAACCGGTTCGTAAGCGATTACCACATGAGCGAATTGTTCCGGGGTAAGATTGAAGAGCCCGTCGGTCAACTGTTGTTTCACAACTTCGAAATGTTTCTCGGATTCTCTTTCTTCCAGTACTTCACCCACGCAGAAGATGATTTCCAACTTGCTGTCTAGGGCTTGTGCAACCTTCTTCACGAGAATAGGACTTGTTTCGCCATAGTAGCTTCTTCTTTCAGAGTGTCCTAAGATCACGCATTTAGCACCCGTGGAAGCTATCATTTCAGCTGAGATTTCACCCGTGTAGGCTCCGGCTTTTTCCGTTGCGCAATTTTGGGCAGCAACCATGATGGAAGATTCTGTGATGTTATGAGCCACTTTTGCCAAGTGGATAAAGGGAGTACCGAGAACAACAAGAACGCCTTCTCCGCCTTCTTTATATCTCACGTAATCATTCACTTCTCTAGCCAATTCAACTCCTTCAGCGAAGGTTTTGTTCATTTTCCAGTTACCTGCTACAATCTTTTTTCTCATATCTTTATGTTTTGAATTGTTTGTGCTTAATTGTTTCTTTTCCCTTTTCTACGTGGAATCAGTAAATATGCTACAAAGAAAAGAAGGATAATGGAGTAAACCAAATAAATTCGTTGCATTTGTTCCCTTGAATACACGCAATAAGCTGTCAAGTCGGTATCCTGTAATTCTTTCACGTCGGGAACATCTTTTCCGGCCCATTTGTCGAGAATTGTGCCTTCCCGGAGAATGATCACACCGGGGTTAGAACGAATCATGGTTTTTAACTGAATCTCGTCAGCCGTACAAAATTCGTAGGGGACGTGATTCCGCTTTTTATATGCTTCAATATCCCGTTCCGTGGATGAGGTTAACCCGTAGAATCGAATTCCTTTTTTGCGAGCGTACTCCGCCAGTCGGTTGATGGCGGGTTGATATTGTGTATCACTCTGGTTAAGGTTGTATGCTACGGCGAGGATCGTGTGATTATCGTCTTCCAAAATTTCTTCTGTGATGTTACCAAGCGTGGGGTGTTCGATTACAAGGTCATGAATCGGTGTGATATATCCTTTCTTTACCAGTCGCTCCGAGCTACTCTCGTATTCCCAATTCAGCGTGTCTTGCCATGGGTAGTTTTCTTCCGTGAAAGACCGGATCTCTCCGGTTTGCTTGTTTTTATACTTTAGTGTGACTTCGTATTGATCCGGTTTGGCTCCTTCGGGAAGTCTCATGCCTTCCGTGATGTTCTTGCCGACAGCGTAAGGACGGAAATCGAGTACGGGCAGGTGACGATAGCAATAGATGGAAAGACATAGCATTCCGGCTCCTGCTAGGGTGAGAAACGAAAATTGTCCCATCAAGGAAAGCGATGATTTGTATTCCTTGCGGTACACGAAGATCATGATGGCCAACAAGAACAAAATGATATTCTTCCAAAAAGTTTGCCAGTTCGTCAGGATCATGGCATCCCCGAAACAACCGCAGTCACTCACTGGATTCGTTAGTGCCAGTACGAGGGTCAACGGGGTGAAAAAAGCCATGAATAGCAGAGACCCCCATGCCATGCGGGATACCCATAAATTAAACAACAGGGCAGTTCCGATCAGAAATTCTGCCAGTGAGAGGGCGAAAGAGAAAAACAACGTGGTTGCGTTCATCCAGCCCATGCCGAAAGCGTTGAAATAGTCAGTGAATTTGTAATCAGATCCTAACGGGTCAATTCCTTTCACGAATCCGGAATAGATGAATACTATCCCGACAATAATCCTGCACAGGTTTTTGACGAGTCTCATGTTTGTTTATTTTCCGGTTAGACCTTACTCTTGCTCCACGACAAGGCGAATCAACCCGAAAACGGCGTAATTTACCATGTCGAAGTAATTTGCATCGATACCTTCCGATATGATCGTGGTACCTTGGTGATCTTCTATCTGTTTCGTACGGTTAATCTTCATCAGAATCAGGTCTGTGTACGAGCTGACCCGCATCTCTCGCCAGGCTTCATCGTAATCGTGATTCTTGGCAAGCATCAGTTCCTTCGCTTTAAGAAAATAATTCTGATACAGGCGAAGGACTTCATCTTGGGGGGTGTCGTTACCCGGTCCGAGTTGGAGTTGGATCAGTCCCATAATGGAATAGTTGATGATCCCGATAAATTCGGGAACAATGCCTTCCCCGACTTTCGTAATCCCCTTTTCTTCAATACTGCGTATACGGTTTGCTTTGATATAGATCTGGTCGGTGATGGAGGTCGGGCGGAGTATTCTCCAAGCTGTCCCGTAGTCCTGCATTTTCTTTACGAAAATATCCTGACATATATCTATCACTTTATCATATTCTTGTGCTGTATTTGGCATACTCTATTTATTTTTGATAATGAAATCTGAAAAATAAATTGTTAATTTGTCCTGTAAAAGTACTCAAATAATTGAATATTGGAAATCGAAAGTTGAAAATTATGACACATATAACGATCGGAGCGGAAAAGGTTAGCTTGGAGAAACCCGTGGTGATGGGTATATTGAACGTGACACCGGATTCTTTTTATGACGGGGGAAAGTACACGAGCGAGTTGAAGATCATGGAACGGGTGGATGAGATCGTGGAACAAGGAGCCGGGATTATTGATGTTGGGGCGTATTCAACCCGTCCGGGAGCAGCGTTCGTGGATACTCAGGAGGAGTTATCCCGGTTGAGTTTTGCCCTGGAATTGATTCGTAAGTACCACCCGCATCTACCGGTATCGATTGACACGTTCCGGGCCGACGTGGCGAAAGAGATCAGTCATTGTCTCGGATCGGTAATCATTAATGATATTTCCGGGGGGACGATGGATGACAAGATGTTCGAGACGGTGGCGGAATTAGGACTTCCTTATATCATGATGCACATTCAGGGAACACCTCAGGATATGCAGGTTAATCCTCATTACGATGACGTCGTGCGTGAGGTTCGGGAGTTTTTCACGGAACGGATTACTCGTTTAAATGCTTTGGGATTTAATAATATAATATTGGATCAAGGATTCGGTTTTGGAAAGACTGTAGCCCATAATTACGAGTTGATGGATAAAATGGAGTCCTTCCTGGATTTGGGTTATCCTTTATTGGTGGGAATCTCCCGAAAATCAATGATTTGGCGTTTACTGGAGATTACACCCCAAGAGGCATTAAATGGAACAACCGTACTGAACACGATCTCTTTGTTGAAAGGGGCACATATTCTTCGGGTTCATGATGTGCGAGAAGCTGTGGAAGCCGTGAAAATCGTAGAGGCGATGAAAAGGAGTGTATAAACTTTACGACCTATTTCAGTTGTTTATAAAATAGCGGATGGATGACCTGCCATAGCACGATTCCGGCGGTGACGGATATGTTGAATGAATGTTTGGTCCCGAATTGTGGGATCTCGATACAGTCATCCGAAAGATCAACCACTTCCTGCTGTACTCCTTTTACCTCGTTGCCGAAGATGAAAGCATATTTTCGTCCGCTTTCGATGGTAAATTGTTCTAGGGAAATACTGTTTTCCACTTGTTCCACGGATAAAATGGTGTATCCCTCATTTTTTAATGCATGAACCGCATCGGTGGTTTCCTCGAAATACTCCCAATCCACGCTTTCTTCAGCTCCGAGGGCTGTTTTATGTATTTCCCGGTGGGGTGGTGTTGCCGTGATACCACAAAGATATATCTTGGAAAGCCGGAAAGCATCGGACGTGCGAAACACGGAACCAATGTTATTCAAGCTGCGCACGTTATCCAGTACGACCACGAGCGGGAGTTTTTCAGCGTCTTTATACTCTTCCGTGGTGAGTCTGTTCAGTTCTTCATTGAGGAGTTTACGAGACATGTTAATTGAAAATTGAAAATTGAAAATTGAGTATTTTCGATTTTCAATTAGGGTTATTGATTTATTGCTTCACCGATAAGGGTTGCAGGGGTACATTCCGTGACACGAACCTGAACGAGTTCTCCGACTTTAGCCCCGTTATCAGGGAAGACGATCACCTTATTCTGGCTGCTGCGACCGAAAAGTTCATCCGATTTCTTCTTGGAAACCCCTTCCACAAGTACCTCGAATACTTTGCCCACGTCTTTCAAGTTGCTTTGGTGAGAAATTTCCACTTGCATATCAATGAGTTCCTGCAAACGACGTCCTTTTACATCCTCGTCCACGTTATCCGGCAAGTTGCGGGAGGCCATGGTACCCGGACGTTCCGAGTATTTGAACATGAAAGCAGAGTCGAACATCACCTCTTTCATCAAGGCGAGGGTCTGTTGGTAATCTTCCTCGCTTTCATTGTGGAACCCGACGAACACGTCCGTGGAAATTCCACAATCAGGAACGATCTCCCGGATGGCATGAATCCGGTCAAGATACCATTCACGGGAATATTTTCGGTTCATGTCTTTCAGTACGGAATTACTCCCGGATTGGAAGGGTAGATGGATGTGTTTGCAAATATTGGAATGGGTAGCTATTGCACGTAGAATATCATTATTCATATCTTTTGGGTGTGACGTGGCGAAACGGATACGCATGTTGGGTACCGTTTGGGCAACCATGGCGAGTAATGCCGGGAAATTCACTTCCTGATTATCTCCCTGCCAGAGGTAGGAATTTACATTCTGACCGAGTAGTGTCACTTCCTTGTAACCTTTGGATTGAAGGTCTAGAACTTCATTGACAATACTTCTGGGACTTCGGCTACGCTCGCGGCCCCGGGTGTATGGAACGATACAATAGGTACAGAAATTATTACATCCCCGCATGATGGAAACAAATCCGGATATGGCTGTTTCGTCAATTCGGGAAGGGCAGATGTCCTTGTAGGTTTCTGTGGTAGAGAGTTCAATATTGATGGCTTTCTCGCCTTTTTCGGCTTTCTCAATTAAAGAGGGGAGATCCATGTACGCATCGGGACCAACCACGATGTTCACGTTCTTCTCCTGTTCAAAAAGAGCCTCCCCCAAACGTTCTGCCATACATCCCATGATGGCGACCAGCACGTGTGGATTCTTTTTCTTTACCTCGGAAAATCCTTGTACCCGTCCGCGAACCCGTTGTTCCGCATTTTCACGCACGGAACAGGTGTTCACCAGAATCACGTCTGCTTCACTTTTTTCTTGCGTCCGTTGGTATCCTTTGTCTTCCAAGATGGCTGCAACCACTTCACTGTCTGCCACGTTCATCTGGCAACCGTAAGTTTCGATATAAAATTTCTTTACCTTCATTCCTGATTTTATTTGCAGGAGGCAAAGGTAATGAATTTTAGTCTACGGGCTTTCTATTTTCTTTTAAAAATACAAAACCATACTTTCGTTTGTCTTGGAAATACATATAGTGTATATGTTATCGTTATCTCTTCGTTCCTATAGAGCATGTGTTCATCGATAGTATATCGAAGAGATAACGAAGAGATGTAAGAGTTGATGAAACTCAGGAATTTATTAAGTTTTGAGGAAAAATGTATTTGAAAATTTGCATTGAAAATCTTTATGAACTACATTTGCCCCGTTCATTTGTCTAATATGGTCCTCTCTGTTTAAGAGGCGGACGTTTAGGAAAAGGGCGTCTTATTTAATTCTTCGGGCAAAGATCACTCCGTGGATGATCAGGAAGCGCAGCTTTGTCCTAGAATGAATGAATAAAAATTATGTAATGCTTAAATTGTCCGATAGCGAGCTACATTGGTATGTTGCAAATACTTGTCGTCAGGAGAAAAAGATAAAACAGCGTTTGGATAGCATGGGGATCGAGAATTTCATTCCGTTCCAACAAATTGCACGAAAGATTCATGGTGTTGATAAATTAATAGAAGTACCGGTTATTCCTAATCTGGTATTTATTCATACGACCTTTAAATCTTGTATGTCATTGATTCAAGAGTATGCTTTTGACATGCGTTATTTGAGGGATCGGGAAACGGGTAACTTCTTGATCGTTCCCGATAAACAGATGAATGATTTTATGTTCTTGCT
Proteins encoded in this region:
- a CDS encoding UpxY family transcription antiterminator; amino-acid sequence: MLKLSDSELHWYVANTCRQEKKIKQRLDSMGIENFIPFQQIARKIHGVDKLIEVPVIPNLVFIHTTFKSCMSLIQEYAFDMRYLRDRETGNFLIVPDKQMNDFMFLLDFSKEMVEVVNENLKKGDKVRVIKGDFAGIEGELIRVKGHKRVVVRLEGVVSLATAYIPGSFLEKIE
- a CDS encoding BT_3928 family protein; translated protein: MRLVKNLCRIIVGIVFIYSGFVKGIDPLGSDYKFTDYFNAFGMGWMNATTLFFSFALSLAEFLIGTALLFNLWVSRMAWGSLLFMAFFTPLTLVLALTNPVSDCGCFGDAMILTNWQTFWKNIILFLLAIMIFVYRKEYKSSLSLMGQFSFLTLAGAGMLCLSIYCYRHLPVLDFRPYAVGKNITEGMRLPEGAKPDQYEVTLKYKNKQTGEIRSFTEENYPWQDTLNWEYESSSERLVKKGYITPIHDLVIEHPTLGNITEEILEDDNHTILAVAYNLNQSDTQYQPAINRLAEYARKKGIRFYGLTSSTERDIEAYKKRNHVPYEFCTADEIQLKTMIRSNPGVIILREGTILDKWAGKDVPDVKELQDTDLTAYCVYSREQMQRIYLVYSIILLFFVAYLLIPRRKGKRNN
- the folP gene encoding dihydropteroate synthase, producing the protein MTHITIGAEKVSLEKPVVMGILNVTPDSFYDGGKYTSELKIMERVDEIVEQGAGIIDVGAYSTRPGAAFVDTQEELSRLSFALELIRKYHPHLPVSIDTFRADVAKEISHCLGSVIINDISGGTMDDKMFETVAELGLPYIMMHIQGTPQDMQVNPHYDDVVREVREFFTERITRLNALGFNNIILDQGFGFGKTVAHNYELMDKMESFLDLGYPLLVGISRKSMIWRLLEITPQEALNGTTVLNTISLLKGAHILRVHDVREAVEAVKIVEAMKRSV
- a CDS encoding DUF1599 domain-containing protein, encoding MPNTAQEYDKVIDICQDIFVKKMQDYGTAWRILRPTSITDQIYIKANRIRSIEEKGITKVGEGIVPEFIGIINYSIMGLIQLQLGPGNDTPQDEVLRLYQNYFLKAKELMLAKNHDYDEAWREMRVSSYTDLILMKINRTKQIEDHQGTTIISEGIDANYFDMVNYAVFGLIRLVVEQE
- the miaB gene encoding tRNA (N6-isopentenyl adenosine(37)-C2)-methylthiotransferase MiaB produces the protein MKVKKFYIETYGCQMNVADSEVVAAILEDKGYQRTQEKSEADVILVNTCSVRENAEQRVRGRVQGFSEVKKKNPHVLVAIMGCMAERLGEALFEQEKNVNIVVGPDAYMDLPSLIEKAEKGEKAINIELSTTETYKDICPSRIDETAISGFVSIMRGCNNFCTYCIVPYTRGRERSRSPRSIVNEVLDLQSKGYKEVTLLGQNVNSYLWQGDNQEVNFPALLAMVAQTVPNMRIRFATSHPKDMNNDILRAIATHSNICKHIHLPFQSGSNSVLKDMNRKYSREWYLDRIHAIREIVPDCGISTDVFVGFHNESEEDYQQTLALMKEVMFDSAFMFKYSERPGTMASRNLPDNVDEDVKGRRLQELIDMQVEISHQSNLKDVGKVFEVLVEGVSKKKSDELFGRSSQNKVIVFPDNGAKVGELVQVRVTECTPATLIGEAINQ
- the tpiA gene encoding triose-phosphate isomerase; protein product: MRKKIVAGNWKMNKTFAEGVELAREVNDYVRYKEGGEGVLVVLGTPFIHLAKVAHNITESSIMVAAQNCATEKAGAYTGEISAEMIASTGAKCVILGHSERRSYYGETSPILVKKVAQALDSKLEIIFCVGEVLEERESEKHFEVVKQQLTDGLFNLTPEQFAHVVIAYEPVWAIGTGKTATPDQAQEMHAFIRSVVAEKYGQAVADETSILYGGSCNAGNADAIFSNPDVDGGLIGGASLKAADFFEIIKARARH
- a CDS encoding Mrp/NBP35 family ATP-binding protein — encoded protein: MQEIVKEIRDVLSEVKYPGTSKSIVALDMVQNIKAEDGKVDFRLVFQKSNDPFVGAVRKKCESLLKEKLGYTTVEIETVFVHDLEKPLVLEKVKHIVAVSSGKGGVGKSTVASNLAVALAKLGYKVGLVDADIYGPSMPKMFGCEDASLYMVEVGGKELIEPVVKYGVKLLSIGFFVDPDSATVWRGPMASNALKQMVEGGFWDELDFMLIDLPPGTSDIHLTLVQTVALSGAIVVSTPQQVALADAVKGINMFESPGIQVPVLGLVENMSWFTPAELPDNKYYIFGKEGAKKLADEKGLRLLGQIPIVQSIMEGGENGSPVALDEDSVTGQAFIELARNVAHAVDETGETAKRVRVTK
- a CDS encoding MATE family efflux transporter: MQRDSIDFGSMKVGQLFCKQLFPTLLGMVFSALFVITDGVFVGRGIGSDALAAVNIAAPLFVFAAGMGLMFGMGGAIMASINLARGKERVANINATQATLVSFTGMTLVSILVMAFPTSVARILGAPEDIIGLAREYLIAYAAFAMFQTALCVLTFFTRIDGPKIAMWCITISTVINIVLDYLFIFVYKWGLTGAAVATGIGEIVGCILMVAYLLRNSPRVRLGKLKFSRKSIQLTLRNSGYIIRLGFSAFLGEAAIGVMMLTGNYVFVSYLGTDGVAAFSIMCYFFPIIFMVFNAIIQSAQPIISFNHGCAALGRAQQALRLALIATIATGLFFLVLTILLREQIVSLFIADHTNNAWKYAVCGIPFFSICYVFFGINITAIGYYMSIEKSRLATIFTVLRGLILPVVCFFLLPLWLGIKGIWLAVAVAEFITFAVICINAMYKRV
- a CDS encoding RNA methyltransferase, yielding MSRKLLNEELNRLTTEEYKDAEKLPLVVVLDNVRSLNNIGSVFRTSDAFRLSKIYLCGITATPPHREIHKTALGAEESVDWEYFEETTDAVHALKNEGYTILSVEQVENSISLEQFTIESGRKYAFIFGNEVKGVQQEVVDLSDDCIEIPQFGTKHSFNISVTAGIVLWQVIHPLFYKQLK
- a CDS encoding HPP family protein; translation: MLKSASGMQMFGDIVRRKRYFYALLMILLMIGVAELLMEREIIFPEMAALTIGMWIVDKRVWQVSRASMVALMILGAVAGVCIVCYSPFPLLVNLAFAFIFAAICLTLFRATLVPQISACMLPVLLGTESWVYPVAVLVMSVIVVGGQWGMEKVGLRERVTYTPVIVHWKDNLVRWSFLLVTVIAVATLAIYTRNLYFILPPLIVTYVEFANSKAGFRNRPVQVLLVLFTAAVIGVFFQIVGHKYLHLPEVVVVLPIFLCMFSLFEFLGKFFAPAGAVALIPMIIPEEGLLWLPLQVLVGATLFIGLAMICFQRCLRWPRAQLIVCLVPPFIRDLRKRNKSL